The segment AGCCCTGAGTTACAATATTTATAGGGTTGTTTTGGAGGCAGAACCACCAGAATGGCTGCCCGATAGCTATGCTGACTCGTGCATGCAGTGTTCTGCTTCTTTCACTGCCATTACTCGTGGAAGGCATCATTGTCGATTCTGTGGAGGGATATTTTGCAAGGCATGTTCAAAAGGCAGATGTCTTTTGCCAGCCAAGTTTCGTGAGCGAAACCCACAAAGGGTCTGCGATGCATGCTATGATAGGCTTGATCCATTGCAGAACTTACTGATAAATTCTGTCAGCAACGCGACACAAACTGCAAAGCATGATGTTATGGATTGGACTTCTGCGAGAGGGTGGTTGAATTTGCCTATTGGATTAACATTGGAACACGAGATATACAAGGCAGCAGTATCCCTTAGGAGCTACAGTCAGGTGTCCAAATTATGTTTCCATTTTCTCTGCCATATTTACATGTTTAATGGCAATACCTACTTAATAAAAAATAAATACTGCATTGCAGGTTTCAAGGATAAACCCGGGAAAATCTATTCCGCATGCAGTCCTTAGTGGAGCAAGTGGACTTGCTATCTTGACAGTTGTAAAAGCTGGTGCATTTCTTACATACAAACTTGGAACTGGCTTAGTAGTTGCTCGTAAATCAGATGGGTCATGGTCTCCACCCTCTGCTATAGCTTCAGCTGGATTAGGATGGGGAGCACAGGTTAGTAACTTGGTTGCAGAATTCTTCTCTGTATCTTTCATGTGGTCAACATCTAATCTATGAATTGATTAGATACAACATCTTTTATTGTTAGACTGGTTCCCTTTGATGTGGGGATAATTGCAGACATAATCTACTACTTGCATGGCATAGGGCAAATGGTGTATGATAAAAATGTTTTTTTAACCCTGCATTTCTCCTATCTAAAAATTTCCTAGATGAAAACATGAAACACACACTTGTTTCATGTCTTAGGATGGAATGGTTTATTTGTTTCTATCAGTGTTATTTTTAAGTGAAACCCTGAAACTGTGTTTGCATTTAGGTATATTTCCTCTTGTTTTTGCCTGATTTTAGATAAAACATCAGGTTGAAGTTGCTATGTTTGTGTAGAACATGGTCTTGGGCTGAGCAAAAACATGTTGGACAGTGACTGTTGCCTAAAATCGATAATTTATGATTTCGGACATGGTTCATGTACTTCCCTAGTAATTTCAATATTATGTGTTCAGATCTCTTACATGTACATGTTTTATCTTAACATACAGCTTGGCGGTGAGTTGATGGATTTCATCATAGTGCTTCATGGTCCTGAAGCTGTGAAGACCTTCAGTAGCCGGATGCATTTTTCACTCGGTGCAGGCTTAAGTGCTGCAGCAGGACCTGTTGGTAGAGTATTAGAAGCTGATGTGAGAGCTGGTAATAAAGGCTCTGGAGTTTGCTATACATATAGTCACAGCAAAGGTAATGTTCTTGTTCAATTCAAAATTTTAGGCTCCTTTTATCATGTGAAGTCAAGCTCTGTTTGTATTGCGTTTTTAATTTTGAGAAAACACGAAAGCCTTGCATTTCGATGCATTGATAGAAATAATTTGTACAAGCCTAAGAAGGCCAACACCTGGATATTACAACACGACACCCTAGTTGCTTTGCTAGGCACTGCGGCCGCCGGGGGCTACTTAAGTTTTACATTCTCGAAATTAGGAAAGCTAACTTCTATTTGAATGCTCAGCACCAGATCTGTTGTATTTCGGTTTATTGGGTACAAATTTACTGCCCTGCAAAAGTTTTGAACGTTTTTTTGTGTAGCGGAGGTTTAATTATATTCCGTGGTCTGCTTCTTAATTTTATATTCTTGAAATGCACAGAGCCAGATAAGGGTACCCTGACACGAGTTAAGTAAGAAATGGTATTCTTGTTCCTAACTTGTACAGAGCCAGATAAGGGTACCCTGACACGAGATGAGTAAGAAATGGTGTTCTTGGTGGATAACTTATATGTAATACCCGCAGTCTGAAAAATCGGAGTCCAGCAATGAACTCAGTATACAAAGTCATCCTGATACCAAGAGTAAACAAGCTTGGGAGAAAGGAGATATTTTAGAACTCTGTACAAGTGTAAATCTTCGTAATAGTTCATCTTGCTCATGCATGTACCTGTCCTGCCAAGCCTACAACTAATTTGTGATGGTTTTCGATGACTTCACAGGCGCATTTATCGGGGTTTCACTAGAAGGGAACATTGTTACCACCAGAATGGATGCCAATCTGCGGTTCTACGGCGACCCGTATCTGACGACCAGTGATATACTTATGGGGAATCTGGAGCAACCAAATGCTGCTAAATTTCTGTACCAAGCGTTGGATGACCTATACTCAGGTCTGGATTGTTAGCAtgacaaaaataaataaatcacaATCTGTACATATTTGATTTTATTCCAACTGTAGCTAGTTGTGTTGATTCTCAAAATGGTTCTGTCATTTTTGGCGAGCCGAGCTACAAAACCTGTTGCCTAGGATGGAAGTCTGTAAAGTTAATGCCTTCCTACGGATTTGATCAGTAAATTGAAATACACTATAAATGATACTCCTACATATTTTAATATACACTGCCAAATGAATGGCCACTATCCAATTAATGGAACAGGCATCCATTGCCACTAAGGGTGTGTTTGCTTTCGATCACGGGCCGGAATGGAACGGGTCCATTCCGTCCCTGGGCCTCGTCCTCGTGTTTAATTGGATCAGGGACCGGAACCAACTCGTCCTCCCGAAACGAATATACCATCAATATGCCGAACGCACGCGTTCCTCCAAATCGGAGGAATCACCCGGAACGGCCTCTCGCGAGGCGCTTTCACCTCCCGCCGCCGGTTGCTTCAGCGAGGAGGGGTTTGTGGTAGTGGTCGGCAATGGAGCCTCGGGGCGAACTAACGACGGCACCGACCTGTCCAGATCCTTCTTTCTTTTCTGAGATGGCGCTAGATGAGGTGGGGTAGAGATGGGCTAAACACTGAACTGGAGTGGCAGGGGGTTATTTGTAAAATTGACATAGTTTATCTCAGACGCGTTGGATGCAAATCGGATGGCTGTAAATGAAAGATGGCAggcacatcatcatcaccaactcagatTTTTATAGGAGTAGAGATCCCAGGCGTAGTGTGCTTGTTTCCTTTCAAGGTCTATGTACGCAACGGACTGGACCACCGGTCCCGACTCGTAGCCACATTCAGACTGCATCCTCAGTTCCTCGTGAAAGAGAATTGTAGGGTGTGTTTGCTTTCGATCACGGGCCGGAATGGAACGGGTCCATTCCGTCCCTGGGCCTCGTCCTCGTGTTTAGTTGGATCGGGGACCGGAACCAACTCGTCCTCCCGAAACGAAGGGAGCTCCTAACCGGCGCTCTCAGCGCCGGTTTCTCGTATCGGCGCCCGAAGCCAatccgactgggccggcccagcaacAATCTACAGGGGCAtgaaaaaagcaaaaaaaaaaacaCCCTAAATTCATTCTCAGCAAGTATCGAACTCTGCGTTAGAACAGCGAACAAGAATGGTAACCACCTGAGCTCCTTTGCGCTACTACCAAATACAGGCAAAGGACTTTAAGTACACTACTGTAGCGCtttgatttttaattttttttcaaaacatTTGGGAAAAAGTTCATAAATTACAGAACAGTTCATTTGTTTTGAAACAAATTAatcgattttgaaaaaatgttcaccattttgaGAAGAAATTCTATCAATTTTGAAATAGGTTCATCATTTGAAAAAACAGTTCACGAATCTGGAGAAAAAGTTCACAGATTTGAAAAACGTTcaacaaaattcaaaaaaggttcatcgattttgaaaaaagttcatcaattttttaaaaaaagttcatcgattttgaaaaaattCATCAacattgaaaaaagttcatcgaaattcgaaaaaagttcatcaaatttgaaaaatagttcatcgaatttaaaaaaagttcatcaaaattttaaaaaagtttatgaatttcaaaaaaagttcacGATTTGAACAAAACGTTCATGTACTTGCGAACCAATTCATCGGACAAGACAAAGAACAAAAGAGAACAAAAAAATGGGAGGAGAACGAATAATAGATGGAAATATTAAAAGGTAAATAGATCCCTCCCGGCGGCCGCGTGGTTACACTGGTGTTCTTTGACGGGAGAGGTACTTGGTTCGAACCCTAGCAGCGCCTTTTTTTTTGACGGGCGACGGCGGCCGGCTTGGGTGCCAGCGGCGGTTCTTGCCTTTTGCAATTGTTCTGTCTATTTGTACATGCTTATTGAGATTGATGACAAATTTCGTTGTCTATTTGCACATGTTTTCTTTTGCCTTTTGCAATTGTAAATTTGTGCATTAAAATTATATATAGACTAATGATGTTGTTTTATTGGAATATTTGTGAAGCAAATTACAAATTAGTGGTgatgaaaagaaaaagaaaatgttGTTTTGGAATTTAAATGAAATGCTTCTCAAAATACAATCAATTTTGCATATATTGACAAAAAGTAAACACCAATTTGAATATttttcattccattccattccaCCAACCAAACATTGAGACGTAACCATTC is part of the Triticum urartu cultivar G1812 unplaced genomic scaffold, Tu2.1 TuUngrouped_contig_4353, whole genome shotgun sequence genome and harbors:
- the LOC125527701 gene encoding uncharacterized protein LOC125527701, with the translated sequence MKTSSEVPFYHSLPVPGAQDSLKDQIHSKVMGTIGNVMNSIDRKALPQQLEGAWETAGNVVNSIESKLSGQKSFDFDGGNDFLDGYECPDDYWDYEQHKAQKPVNIRNLLGGIVAIIGRTCKNDGIQQSKDSSVSFLGSGSDGDTSLHSSVYAPSAPPLLDEEALSYNIYRVVLEAEPPEWLPDSYADSCMQCSASFTAITRGRHHCRFCGGIFCKACSKGRCLLPAKFRERNPQRVCDACYDRLDPLQNLLINSVSNATQTAKHDVMDWTSARGWLNLPIGLTLEHEIYKAAVSLRSYSQVSRINPGKSIPHAVLSGASGLAILTVVKAGAFLTYKLGTGLVVARKSDGSWSPPSAIASAGLGWGAQLGGELMDFIIVLHGPEAVKTFSSRMHFSLGAGLSAAAGPVGRVLEADVRAGNKGSGVCYTYSHSKGAFIGVSLEGNIVTTRMDANLRFYGDPYLTTSDILMGNLEQPNAAKFLYQALDDLYSGLDC